One genomic window of Streptomyces sp. WP-1 includes the following:
- a CDS encoding S9 family peptidase produces MTHETNRPATGPARRNLLTVGAGAVLATGCSRLVAAPDLGAGPSSSGTTAGADLTPGAMTLFKDAAYNFNGLFALGASGAGAAEVGEVLTAVNAVNGAGLSAQSYVTTFSRLGDRLMAAPAGGEPDGRTTRFRALRAAQYYGQALFFVLGSDAPGDEERLYKAGRAAWDKFCSLCDPPPVTDRVPYGRTPLPVWFFRPDGSGRRRPTVILTNGSDGQNVDMWTYGVPAALDRGWNALVYDGPGQGQLLFVDQVTFTPTWEKVVAPLIDWLSRRQDVDTGKIALTGLSMAGDLVPRAAAFEPRLAAAVAMPGCVEPWRGFPPEIREILRPGKAETNAIWTKEVVPHLPAADAATMKKRFEPFSVPAMLAARQGKMFTDFYTPARAVQALTITDVVSRIRTPMLVLDYEGEQFYPGQARELYDKLASPKDYVKLTAAEGAQLHCSPMAPQLHCEVVFDWLQETL; encoded by the coding sequence GTGACGCACGAGACGAACAGACCAGCAACCGGCCCCGCGAGGCGCAACCTTCTGACCGTCGGCGCCGGGGCCGTCCTCGCCACGGGGTGCAGCCGCTTGGTGGCCGCCCCGGACCTCGGGGCGGGCCCGTCGTCCTCCGGCACCACGGCGGGCGCCGATCTGACGCCCGGAGCGATGACGCTCTTCAAGGACGCGGCGTACAACTTCAACGGGCTTTTCGCCCTCGGCGCGTCCGGCGCGGGCGCGGCCGAGGTCGGAGAGGTGCTCACCGCCGTCAACGCGGTCAATGGGGCGGGCCTGTCCGCACAGTCGTACGTCACGACGTTCAGCCGGCTGGGCGACCGGCTCATGGCGGCACCCGCGGGCGGCGAACCGGACGGCCGGACCACACGCTTCCGGGCTCTTCGCGCGGCGCAGTACTACGGCCAGGCGCTCTTCTTCGTCCTCGGCTCCGACGCTCCCGGCGACGAGGAGCGGCTGTACAAGGCAGGTCGCGCCGCCTGGGACAAATTCTGCTCGCTGTGCGACCCGCCGCCGGTGACGGACCGCGTCCCGTACGGGAGGACCCCCCTGCCGGTCTGGTTCTTCCGGCCCGACGGGTCCGGGAGGCGGCGGCCCACGGTCATCCTCACCAACGGCAGCGACGGCCAGAACGTCGACATGTGGACGTACGGGGTGCCCGCGGCGCTGGACCGGGGCTGGAACGCGCTCGTCTACGACGGTCCCGGGCAGGGACAGCTGCTGTTCGTCGACCAGGTGACGTTCACGCCGACCTGGGAGAAGGTCGTCGCCCCGCTGATCGACTGGCTGTCCCGGCGGCAGGACGTGGACACCGGGAAGATCGCGCTCACCGGGCTGAGCATGGCGGGCGACCTGGTGCCCCGGGCGGCCGCGTTCGAACCACGGCTCGCCGCCGCCGTCGCGATGCCCGGCTGCGTGGAACCGTGGCGGGGCTTTCCCCCGGAGATCCGGGAGATCCTGCGGCCGGGCAAGGCGGAGACCAACGCCATCTGGACCAAGGAGGTCGTCCCGCACCTGCCCGCAGCCGACGCGGCGACGATGAAGAAGCGCTTCGAGCCGTTCTCCGTCCCGGCGATGCTCGCCGCCCGCCAGGGGAAGATGTTCACGGACTTCTACACCCCGGCCCGAGCCGTCCAGGCGCTCACGATCACCGACGTGGTGAGCAGGATCAGGACGCCGATGCTGGTCCTCGACTACGAGGGTGAGCAGTTCTACCCCGGCCAGGCCCGCGAGCTGTACGACAAGCTGGCCTCCCCCAAGGACTACGTGAAACTCACCGCCGCCGAGGGCGCCCAGCTGCACTGCTCGCCGATGGCTCCCCAACTCCACTGCGAGGTGGTCTTCGACTGGCTCCAGGAGACCCTCTGA
- a CDS encoding HAD family phosphatase, whose product MTARTVLFDLDGVLVDSQDAEVLALLEFAGTVHARVPAEGFAERVAGRRMSESVAIIGQYTDDPLPNDAVARVREIAERYLATRLRATPGMVAALREITAPAYVVSNSPLGMIEDRLRRTGLAGFFTGPHFSAYELGTWKPDPGLYRQAVRTLGVDPETVVAVEDSEVGVRSAHDAGLRVHWYRPDRSEESRCSGRVRVFGDMRALPELLAARV is encoded by the coding sequence ATGACCGCGCGCACCGTGCTCTTCGACCTCGACGGCGTCCTCGTGGACAGCCAGGACGCCGAGGTGCTGGCCCTGCTGGAGTTCGCCGGGACCGTGCACGCCCGGGTCCCGGCCGAGGGCTTCGCCGAGCGGGTCGCGGGCCGCCGGATGAGCGAGTCGGTCGCGATCATCGGGCAGTACACGGACGACCCGTTGCCGAACGACGCGGTGGCGCGGGTCAGGGAGATCGCCGAGCGCTACCTGGCGACCCGGTTGCGCGCCACCCCCGGGATGGTGGCGGCCCTGCGGGAGATCACGGCACCCGCGTACGTGGTGTCGAACTCCCCGCTCGGCATGATCGAGGACCGCCTGCGCCGCACCGGCCTCGCCGGCTTCTTCACCGGCCCCCACTTCTCGGCGTACGAACTGGGCACGTGGAAACCGGACCCCGGCCTCTACCGGCAGGCGGTACGGACGCTGGGGGTGGACCCCGAGACCGTCGTCGCGGTCGAGGACAGCGAGGTCGGCGTGCGCTCCGCCCACGACGCGGGCCTGCGCGTCCACTGGTACCGGCCCGACCGGTCGGAGGAGAGCCGGTGCTCGGGGCGCGTCCGGGTCTTCGGAGACATGAGGGCACTGCCCGAACTGCTCGCGGCACGGGTGTGA
- a CDS encoding amino acid adenylation domain-containing protein codes for MAAAAPATLHELFARSAARHPDRTALEVDGRTFSYAELDRLSDRLAGRILRRAGRRPARVGLLAARSLTAYAGYLAALRLGAAAVPINPAHPPARQLAIVKDGTLDLVVGAPSRTRNGAQARPDLGVPWLLVDEVSLTEPADGTGGAKGDDGGDRPDGTAAAPPRPDDIAYILYTSGSTGAPRGVPVRHTNIVPFIEWAVDACGFGPQDRTSQNVEFSFDVAVYEMFVTWAAGGALVVPRANDVLRPSRFVNEHRITHWFCVPSLGSLAERTGALAPGSMPTLTKVMLGGERLTAEQARQWAEAAPNAVLHNMYGPTEVSVVCVHKDLGSVGRLVPAGSNGTMPIGEVLPHLESVVLGEDGQPAPTGELCLRGPQRFAGYLDPAHNEGRFLRRRPGAAALALPAGETPRDTDWYRTGDLVRAEGEGLVFLGRLDDQVKVRGHRIEVGEVEAQLACHPAVREAVVVAHHAGAEATLVAHYTGTVTPAAELTGFLRERLPRYMLPSRFLHRESFPLNTNGKTDRRSLPAPAPDPGQAPH; via the coding sequence GTGGCAGCGGCCGCCCCCGCGACCCTTCATGAGCTGTTCGCCCGTTCCGCCGCACGCCATCCGGACCGCACCGCGCTGGAAGTGGACGGCCGGACGTTCAGCTACGCGGAACTGGACCGCCTGTCGGACCGGCTGGCCGGACGGATCCTGCGTCGGGCCGGCCGCCGCCCCGCACGGGTGGGGCTGCTGGCCGCCCGCAGCCTCACGGCCTACGCGGGCTATCTGGCCGCGCTGCGGCTGGGCGCGGCGGCGGTGCCGATCAACCCCGCGCACCCGCCCGCCCGGCAGCTGGCGATCGTCAAGGACGGCACCCTCGATCTCGTCGTCGGCGCGCCCTCGCGCACGCGGAACGGGGCCCAGGCGCGGCCCGACCTCGGCGTGCCCTGGCTGCTCGTCGACGAGGTGTCGCTGACGGAACCGGCCGACGGAACCGGCGGGGCAAAGGGCGACGACGGCGGGGACCGGCCGGACGGAACAGCCGCCGCGCCGCCACGGCCGGACGACATCGCCTACATCCTGTACACCTCGGGCTCCACCGGTGCGCCGCGCGGTGTGCCCGTCCGGCACACGAACATCGTGCCGTTCATCGAATGGGCTGTCGACGCCTGCGGTTTTGGCCCGCAGGACCGCACCTCCCAGAACGTCGAGTTCTCCTTCGACGTGGCCGTCTACGAGATGTTCGTGACCTGGGCGGCCGGCGGCGCGCTGGTCGTGCCCCGCGCCAACGACGTGCTGCGGCCCTCCCGGTTCGTCAACGAGCACCGGATCACCCACTGGTTCTGCGTGCCGTCCCTCGGCAGCCTCGCCGAGCGCACCGGCGCGCTCGCCCCCGGCTCGATGCCCACCCTGACCAAGGTCATGCTGGGCGGCGAACGCCTCACCGCCGAACAGGCGCGGCAGTGGGCCGAGGCCGCGCCCAACGCCGTACTGCACAACATGTACGGGCCGACCGAGGTGAGCGTCGTCTGCGTGCACAAGGACCTCGGGAGCGTCGGCCGGCTCGTGCCCGCCGGCTCCAACGGGACGATGCCCATCGGTGAGGTGCTGCCGCACCTGGAGAGCGTCGTGCTCGGGGAGGACGGACAGCCGGCCCCGACCGGCGAGTTGTGTCTGCGCGGGCCCCAGCGGTTCGCCGGCTACCTCGACCCGGCCCACAACGAGGGGCGGTTCCTGCGCCGCCGGCCCGGGGCGGCCGCGCTCGCCCTGCCGGCGGGGGAGACGCCCCGCGACACCGACTGGTACCGCACCGGCGACCTGGTCCGCGCCGAGGGGGAGGGACTGGTCTTCCTCGGCAGGCTGGACGACCAGGTGAAGGTGCGCGGTCATCGCATCGAAGTGGGCGAGGTGGAGGCGCAGTTGGCGTGCCACCCCGCGGTCCGGGAAGCCGTCGTGGTCGCCCACCACGCCGGGGCGGAGGCGACGCTGGTCGCCCACTACACGGGGACCGTCACCCCGGCCGCCGAACTCACCGGCTTCCTCCGCGAGCGGCTTCCGCGCTACATGCTGCCGAGCCGCTTCCTGCACCGGGAGTCGTTCCCGCTGAACACCAACGGCAAGACCGACCGCCGCTCGCTGCCGGCCCCGGCGCCCGACCCCGGACAGGCACCGCACTGA
- a CDS encoding thioesterase II family protein, with the protein MSAPRAAEETASPEPGAPRPLRMMCVPYAGAGAGVYRGRRPEPGAELDVVPVQLPGREEEFTAPFHRTVRAAAEDVAGRVAGLADGAPYILFGHSLGALLAYEATRHLLETGGPAPRHLVVSGSVSPRRRRPEKLSDDPARAVAQLRELTGQPEAFADPEIRDLLLPALRADIAMAEGYRPQPHRPLPVPLMALRGTLDASVPVTDWRDWAAYTSAGFWTVEFPGGHMYLTESWPAVLRAVAELV; encoded by the coding sequence GTGTCCGCTCCGCGTGCCGCGGAAGAGACGGCCTCCCCTGAACCGGGCGCTCCCCGGCCCCTGCGGATGATGTGCGTCCCCTACGCGGGAGCGGGCGCCGGCGTGTACCGGGGACGGCGGCCGGAACCCGGCGCCGAACTCGACGTGGTGCCGGTCCAACTCCCCGGGCGGGAGGAAGAGTTCACGGCGCCGTTCCACCGTACGGTCCGGGCGGCCGCCGAGGACGTCGCCGGCCGGGTCGCCGGGCTCGCCGACGGGGCCCCCTACATCCTCTTCGGCCACAGCCTCGGCGCCCTCCTCGCCTACGAGGCGACCCGCCACCTGCTGGAGACCGGCGGTCCGGCGCCCCGGCACCTGGTGGTCAGCGGCTCGGTGAGCCCCCGGCGCCGCCGCCCCGAGAAACTGTCCGACGACCCGGCGCGGGCCGTCGCCCAGTTGCGCGAGCTGACCGGGCAGCCGGAAGCCTTCGCCGACCCCGAGATCCGCGACCTGCTGCTGCCCGCCCTGCGCGCCGACATCGCGATGGCCGAGGGCTACCGCCCGCAGCCGCACCGTCCGCTGCCGGTCCCGCTCATGGCCCTTCGCGGCACCTTGGACGCCTCCGTCCCGGTCACCGACTGGCGGGACTGGGCGGCCTACACCTCGGCGGGCTTTTGGACCGTCGAGTTCCCCGGCGGCCACATGTACCTCACCGAATCCTGGCCCGCCGTGCTGCGCGCCGTCGCGGAGCTGGTGTGA
- a CDS encoding acyl carrier protein, producing the protein MNQIPGTENGADRITVLWAEVLGTGSDPDLGFLENGGDSFRALTLSTMIHEETGVEIDFLDILESENAHAVRDLVRSAADSS; encoded by the coding sequence ATGAACCAGATTCCCGGTACGGAAAACGGTGCGGACCGTATTACGGTGTTGTGGGCAGAAGTCCTCGGAACGGGTTCCGACCCGGATCTGGGTTTTCTGGAGAACGGTGGGGATTCTTTCCGGGCCCTCACTCTCTCCACCATGATCCATGAGGAGACGGGCGTCGAGATAGATTTCCTCGACATCCTGGAGAGCGAGAACGCCCACGCAGTGCGCGACCTTGTGCGCTCCGCGGCCGACTCGTCCTGA
- a CDS encoding acetyl-CoA carboxylase biotin carboxylase subunit family protein has translation MIPLLGRMGRVVNTAGRTEASVVDELRGLNPTGIITFSEFRIADTVRLAAALGLPYHSPALREAVTNKDRQRERFAEVGLDTVRFCTVTATDQVDAAIARVGLPAIVKPVVGASSRNTTAVATADECRAVVAAALGGIGGPAETAVVLEELLVGMPVEAPWGDYMAVDCVARGDDVRPVFVSSKFALAEPFRERGAYGGQSVVPDDLVREVADLACRAVGALGVHGVADVEIKLSPDGPRVIEVNGRLGAWVDDLGVRAGSSVPADIAVKAALGRPYTTPDPVGRGPAVFHYLIVPPVGATRVKAMRDLTGLRRLPYVDRVVPLVEPGAPVDWRIGAAGNVAALSGSAPDPAALAETVAAIEAMDWIDYE, from the coding sequence ATGATCCCACTCCTCGGCAGAATGGGCCGGGTGGTGAACACGGCGGGCCGTACCGAAGCGTCGGTCGTCGATGAATTACGCGGGCTGAACCCCACCGGAATCATCACGTTCAGCGAATTCCGTATCGCGGACACGGTCCGGCTGGCCGCCGCGCTCGGCCTGCCCTATCACTCCCCCGCCCTGCGGGAGGCGGTCACCAACAAGGACCGCCAGCGCGAGCGGTTCGCCGAAGTGGGCCTGGACACCGTGCGGTTCTGCACCGTGACCGCCACCGACCAGGTGGACGCGGCCATCGCGCGGGTGGGACTGCCCGCGATCGTCAAACCGGTCGTCGGCGCGTCGAGCCGCAACACCACCGCCGTCGCCACGGCGGACGAGTGCCGCGCGGTGGTCGCGGCGGCGCTCGGCGGTATCGGCGGCCCCGCCGAAACCGCGGTCGTCCTGGAGGAGTTGCTGGTCGGCATGCCGGTCGAGGCCCCCTGGGGCGACTACATGGCGGTGGACTGCGTCGCCCGCGGCGACGACGTGCGCCCGGTCTTCGTCAGCAGCAAGTTCGCGCTCGCCGAGCCCTTCCGGGAACGCGGCGCGTACGGCGGGCAGTCGGTGGTGCCGGACGACCTGGTCCGGGAGGTGGCCGACCTGGCGTGCCGGGCGGTCGGCGCCCTCGGTGTGCACGGGGTGGCCGATGTCGAGATCAAGCTGAGCCCCGACGGCCCGCGGGTCATCGAGGTCAACGGCCGCCTGGGCGCCTGGGTGGACGACCTCGGCGTGCGCGCGGGCAGCAGTGTGCCGGCCGACATCGCCGTCAAGGCGGCGCTGGGACGCCCGTACACCACCCCCGACCCGGTGGGGCGCGGCCCCGCCGTCTTCCATTATCTGATCGTGCCGCCCGTGGGGGCCACCCGCGTCAAGGCGATGCGCGACCTGACCGGGCTGCGCCGGCTGCCGTACGTGGACCGGGTGGTACCGCTGGTCGAACCGGGCGCGCCGGTCGACTGGCGGATCGGCGCGGCCGGCAACGTGGCCGCGCTCAGCGGGTCCGCTCCCGATCCGGCGGCGCTCGCCGAGACGGTGGCCGCGATCGAGGCCATGGACTGGATCGACTATGAGTGA
- a CDS encoding amino acid adenylation domain-containing protein, which produces MIDRSGGFVGPAPDDGAIDGGGPAAGARPAGAGWPLAPNQVGVHLADALAERPGLHTVVAAYRLTGTFDGELLAERFRALVRRHPALSSRLVDDGPALGMARSDTAPEWRDEILPPSAADDDGAARRLAECLRPIDTRNGPLMRGALLRRQDGSADLVLTASHLVVDDQAMETAVTEVLTGDTTRPPGDYPGWATAAAGAARRGAGRAAARRAELSALPLGSAAGWGCGDGDAADADGGQLPFTVPEDVWRELAGTARGLGISRYSALTAAAGLVLARNGGTDASLVGSFVTRRPAAQRHTIGYFSNTVPVPVRLAEDGTVAGYLRTCHRQCLAAYRDADLPLFDVLPTGHPSGAGPLTAAVAPLWTPPPLRLPGLTARPLPHPFAGAAKFPLLVYVDLAAEGAARGLLQFRHRWFSADQAALFTRQIVAVLREFAERPEARLASVTVLDEADRQRVLDAGRGAPLAPEERSVPALFTRRAGLSPDRIAVNDGRTALRYAEVEERSSTVARALAEAGVRAGDRVGVRMERSCDLIVALLGVLKTGAAYVPLDPSYPEARLALVIGDADVRVVVGDADSRPADLPEHIDWLPVHTRPRDPARPLPAVDPDLPCYAIHTSGSTGRPKGVLVTHRNVTSLLNATRDGFGLGPDDVWSLFHSFAFDFSAWEIWVCLLTGGRLVVVPRAVSRNPEEFHQLLEDEEVTVLSQTPTAFGLLLATDRLARGRLSVRLVVFGGEPLDTRTLSPWFARYPRVRVENMYGITETTVHSTTHTVTPEDARTGSRVVGRPLPGWELYVLDARGRPVAPGVAGELHVGGAGVALGYLDRPELTAERFTADRHPRVPGGRLYRSGDQGRLLPGGELEHLGRLDDQVKVRGFRIELGEVRDVLLRDPSVTSAAVVVHGAGTAEARLDAYVVLTAGGSTDGLLRRAAARLPEYMVPQTVTALTTLPVTANGKLDTALLPAPEPDADAPAGPAGSPDASGDVLDRVVGAWRDVLDVPVAPDDNFFDLGGTSLLALRLKTALRGAGLPELALKEVIRHATPAAMTALLRVRAGTRPESTG; this is translated from the coding sequence GTGATCGACCGCAGTGGCGGGTTCGTGGGGCCGGCCCCGGACGACGGCGCAATCGACGGCGGCGGCCCGGCGGCCGGCGCCCGTCCGGCCGGGGCCGGCTGGCCGCTCGCACCCAATCAGGTCGGCGTCCACCTCGCCGACGCCCTGGCCGAACGGCCGGGCCTGCACACGGTGGTCGCCGCCTACCGCCTGACCGGCACGTTCGACGGTGAGCTGCTCGCGGAGCGGTTCCGCGCCCTCGTGCGCAGGCATCCGGCCTTGTCCTCGCGCCTCGTCGACGACGGCCCGGCCCTCGGCATGGCCCGGTCGGACACCGCCCCGGAGTGGCGGGACGAGATCCTTCCGCCGTCCGCGGCGGACGACGACGGCGCGGCCCGGCGCCTGGCGGAGTGCCTGCGCCCGATCGACACGCGGAACGGACCGCTGATGCGCGGGGCGCTGCTGCGCCGCCAGGACGGCAGCGCCGATCTGGTGCTGACCGCCAGTCACCTCGTCGTCGACGACCAGGCGATGGAGACGGCCGTCACCGAGGTGCTCACGGGCGACACCACACGGCCCCCGGGCGACTACCCGGGCTGGGCGACGGCCGCGGCCGGGGCCGCCCGGCGCGGCGCCGGCCGGGCGGCCGCCCGCCGCGCCGAACTGTCCGCCCTCCCGCTCGGCTCCGCAGCGGGCTGGGGGTGCGGCGACGGCGACGCGGCCGACGCTGACGGCGGCCAGCTGCCGTTCACCGTTCCGGAGGACGTATGGCGGGAACTGGCCGGCACCGCCCGCGGCCTGGGCATCTCCCGCTACTCGGCGCTGACCGCCGCGGCGGGGCTGGTGCTCGCGCGCAACGGCGGCACGGACGCCTCGCTGGTCGGCAGTTTCGTCACCCGCCGGCCGGCCGCGCAGCGGCACACCATCGGCTACTTCAGTAACACCGTCCCCGTTCCGGTGCGCCTGGCGGAGGACGGCACCGTGGCCGGTTACCTGCGCACCTGCCACCGCCAGTGCCTCGCCGCCTACCGGGACGCGGACCTGCCGCTCTTCGACGTGCTGCCCACCGGCCACCCCTCGGGCGCCGGTCCGCTGACCGCCGCGGTCGCCCCCCTGTGGACCCCGCCGCCGCTGCGTCTGCCGGGGCTCACCGCGCGGCCGCTCCCCCACCCCTTCGCGGGCGCCGCGAAGTTCCCCCTGCTCGTTTACGTCGACCTGGCGGCCGAGGGCGCCGCGCGGGGGCTGCTCCAGTTCCGGCACCGGTGGTTCTCGGCCGACCAGGCGGCGCTGTTCACCCGCCAAATCGTCGCCGTACTGCGCGAGTTCGCCGAGCGGCCCGAGGCGCGCCTGGCCTCGGTGACCGTCCTCGACGAGGCGGACCGGCAGCGGGTCCTGGACGCCGGGCGCGGCGCCCCTCTCGCGCCCGAAGAACGGTCCGTGCCCGCGCTGTTCACCCGGCGCGCCGGGCTGTCGCCCGACCGTATCGCCGTCAACGACGGGCGGACCGCGCTGCGTTACGCCGAGGTCGAGGAGCGTTCCAGCACGGTGGCCCGCGCGCTGGCGGAGGCCGGGGTGCGGGCCGGGGACCGGGTGGGCGTGCGCATGGAACGCTCCTGCGATCTGATCGTCGCCCTGCTGGGCGTGCTGAAGACCGGAGCGGCGTACGTGCCGCTGGACCCCTCCTACCCCGAGGCGCGACTGGCCCTCGTGATCGGCGACGCGGACGTGCGGGTCGTGGTCGGCGACGCGGACTCCCGCCCGGCGGACCTGCCGGAGCACATCGACTGGCTGCCGGTGCACACCCGGCCACGGGACCCGGCCCGGCCACTGCCCGCCGTCGACCCGGATCTGCCCTGCTACGCCATCCACACCTCCGGGTCCACCGGACGGCCCAAGGGCGTGCTGGTGACACACCGCAACGTGACCTCGCTGCTGAACGCGACGCGCGACGGCTTCGGCCTCGGCCCGGACGACGTGTGGTCGCTGTTCCACTCGTTCGCCTTCGACTTCTCCGCCTGGGAGATCTGGGTCTGTCTGCTCACCGGCGGCCGGCTGGTGGTCGTACCGCGGGCGGTCTCGCGCAATCCGGAGGAGTTCCACCAGTTGCTGGAGGACGAGGAGGTGACCGTCCTCAGCCAGACACCGACGGCGTTCGGGCTGCTGCTCGCCACCGACCGGCTGGCGCGGGGCCGCCTGTCGGTGCGTCTGGTGGTCTTTGGTGGCGAACCGCTGGACACCCGCACCCTGTCGCCCTGGTTCGCGCGTTATCCCCGGGTGCGTGTGGAGAACATGTACGGCATCACCGAGACGACCGTGCACAGCACCACCCACACGGTCACCCCCGAGGATGCCCGTACCGGCAGCCGGGTCGTCGGCCGTCCGCTGCCCGGCTGGGAGCTATACGTCCTGGACGCGCGTGGCCGTCCGGTGGCGCCCGGCGTCGCGGGAGAACTGCATGTGGGCGGCGCGGGGGTCGCGCTCGGCTATCTCGACCGTCCCGAGCTGACGGCCGAACGCTTCACGGCCGACCGCCATCCGCGGGTGCCGGGAGGACGGCTCTACCGCAGCGGCGACCAGGGCCGGCTGCTGCCCGGCGGGGAGCTGGAACATCTGGGGCGGCTGGACGACCAGGTGAAGGTGCGCGGCTTCCGTATCGAACTCGGCGAGGTCCGCGACGTTCTGCTGCGGGACCCGTCGGTCACGTCCGCGGCGGTCGTCGTGCACGGCGCCGGCACCGCCGAGGCCCGGCTCGACGCCTATGTGGTGCTCACGGCCGGGGGCTCCACCGACGGGCTGCTCCGACGGGCGGCGGCCCGGCTGCCCGAGTACATGGTCCCGCAGACCGTCACCGCGCTCACGACCCTTCCGGTCACCGCCAACGGCAAGCTCGACACCGCGCTGCTGCCCGCCCCCGAGCCGGACGCGGACGCCCCGGCCGGCCCTGCCGGCTCCCCGGACGCGTCCGGTGACGTCCTCGACCGGGTCGTCGGGGCTTGGCGCGACGTGCTGGACGTACCCGTGGCCCCGGACGACAACTTCTTCGACCTCGGCGGCACCTCCCTGCTCGCGCTGCGGCTCAAAACGGCGCTGCGCGGCGCCGGACTGCCGGAACTGGCCCTGAAAGAGGTCATCCGCCATGCCACCCCGGCGGCCATGACGGCACTGCTGCGCGTCAGGGCCGGCACACGTCCGGAGAGCACCGGATGA